From a region of the Canis lupus dingo isolate Sandy chromosome 5, ASM325472v2, whole genome shotgun sequence genome:
- the PARD6A gene encoding partitioning defective 6 homolog alpha isoform X2 → MGPRAGWDGKGRIWSLRLRPRVVKRVGSKPLQHRVNRVAQQILMVQFPHLNVQSRKASGNTRTQTTLGKRHFPVSPRIGEAPPPDSETGAQERNDARAHEDAPTPSPFPRKRGLRVPLTVAAPLTSWSGREGGASATARGGATGRSPGLCTCAQAGRLGHRPRPAGLTMARPQRTPARSPDNIVEVKSKFDAEFRRFALPRASVSGFQEFSRLLRAVHQIPGLDVLLGYTDAHGDLLPLTNDDSLHRALASGPPPLRLLVQKREADSSGLAFASNSLQRRKKGLLLRPVAPLRTRPPLLISLPQDFRQVSSVIDVDLLPETHRRVRLHKHGSDRPLGFYIRDGMSVRVAPQGLERVPGIFISRLVRGGLAESTGLLAVSDEILEVNGIEVAGKTLDQVTDMMVANSHNLIVTVKPANQRNNVVRGASGRLTGPSSAGPGPTEAESDDDSNDLVIENRQPPCSNGLSQGPPCWDLRQGRLLPGARSSLPSLDDQEQASSGWGSSMRGDGSGFSL, encoded by the exons ATGGGGCCCAGGGCTGGCtgggatgggaagggaaggatCTGGAGCTTGAGGCTGCGGCCACGAGTGGTCAAGCGAGTTGGCTCAAAGCCACTTCAACACCGTGTGAACCGAGTTGCTCAGCAAATACTTAtggttcagtttcctcatctaaacGTGCAGTCTCGTAAGGCCAGTGGAAATACTAGGACACAGACAACACTCGGTAAACGCCACTTCCCTGTCTCCCCTCGGATTGGCGAAGCCCCACCCCCAGACTCGGAGACTGGCGCGCAGGAGCGTAATGACGCAAGAGCACACGAAGacgcccccaccccatctccGTTTCCTAGGAAACGTGGACTCCGCGTACCGCTCACTGTCGCTGCCCCCTTGACGTCATGGTCCGGACGGGAGGGCGGGGCGAGTGCTACCGCCAGGGGCGGGGCGACGGGCCGGTCGCCCGGGCTGTGCACCTGCGCCCAGGCGGGCCGCCTGGGGCACCGTCCCCGGCCCGCCGGCCTCACCATGGCCAGGCCGCAGAGGACTCCGGCGCGCAGTCCCGACAACATCGTCGAGGTGAAGAGCAAA tTTGATGCTGAGTTCCGACGCTTCGCGCTGCCCCGCGCTTCGGTGAGTGGCTTCCAAGAGTTTTCGCGGTTGCTGCGTGCAGTCCACCAGATCCCGGGCCTGGATGTGCTGCTTGGCTATACAGATGCTCACGGTGACCTACTGCCCCTCACCAACGACGACAGCCTGCACCGGGCCCTGGCCAGCGGGCCCCCACCGCTGCGCCTGCTAGTACAGAAGCGGG AAGCTGACTCCAGTGGCCTGGCCTTTGCCTCCAACTCTCTGCAGCGGCGGAAGAAAGGGCTCCTACTTCGGCCAGTGGCACCCCTGCGCACCCGGCCACCCCTGCTAATCAGCCTGCCCCAAGATTTCCGCCAGGTTTCTTCAGTCATAGATGTGGACCTACTGCCTGAGACCCACCGACGGGTTCGGCTGCACAAGCATGGCTCGGACCGCCCCCTGGGTTTCTACATTCGAGATGGCATGAGTGTCCGTGTAGCTCCCCAGGGCTTGGAACGGGTTCCAGGCATCTTCATCTCCCGCCTGGTACGAGGGGGCCTGGCTGAGAGTACGGGGCTGCTGGCAGTCAGTGATGAGATCCTCGAGGTCAATGGTATTGAGGTGGCTGGGAAGACCTTGGACCAAGTGACGGACATGATGGTCGCCAACAGCCACAATCTCATTGTCACTGTCAAGCCAGCCAATCAGCGCAATAATGTGGTGCGGGGAGCATCTGGGCGTCTGACAGGGCCTTCCTCTGCTGGGCCTGGGCCTACTGAGGCTGAGAGTGACGATGATAGCAATGATCTGGTCATTGAAAACCGCCAGCCTCCCTGTTCCAATGGGCTGTCTCAAGGGCCTCCATGCTGGGACCTGCGCCAGGGCCGTCTACTTCCTGGTGCCCGCAGTTCTCTGCCCTCCCTGGATGATCAGGAGCAGGCCAGCTCTGGCTGGGGGAGTAGCATGCGAGGAGATGGTAGTGGCTTTAGCCTCTGA
- the PARD6A gene encoding partitioning defective 6 homolog alpha isoform X1: MGPRAGWDGKGRIWSLRLRPRVVKRVGSKPLQHRVNRVAQQILMVQFPHLNVQSRKASGNTRTQTTLGKRHFPVSPRIGEAPPPDSETGAQERNDARAHEDAPTPSPFPRKRGLRVPLTVAAPLTSWSGREGGASATARGGATGRSPGLCTCAQAGRLGHRPRPAGLTMARPQRTPARSPDNIVEVKSKFDAEFRRFALPRASVSGFQEFSRLLRAVHQIPGLDVLLGYTDAHGDLLPLTNDDSLHRALASGPPPLRLLVQKRAEADSSGLAFASNSLQRRKKGLLLRPVAPLRTRPPLLISLPQDFRQVSSVIDVDLLPETHRRVRLHKHGSDRPLGFYIRDGMSVRVAPQGLERVPGIFISRLVRGGLAESTGLLAVSDEILEVNGIEVAGKTLDQVTDMMVANSHNLIVTVKPANQRNNVVRGASGRLTGPSSAGPGPTEAESDDDSNDLVIENRQPPCSNGLSQGPPCWDLRQGRLLPGARSSLPSLDDQEQASSGWGSSMRGDGSGFSL; the protein is encoded by the exons ATGGGGCCCAGGGCTGGCtgggatgggaagggaaggatCTGGAGCTTGAGGCTGCGGCCACGAGTGGTCAAGCGAGTTGGCTCAAAGCCACTTCAACACCGTGTGAACCGAGTTGCTCAGCAAATACTTAtggttcagtttcctcatctaaacGTGCAGTCTCGTAAGGCCAGTGGAAATACTAGGACACAGACAACACTCGGTAAACGCCACTTCCCTGTCTCCCCTCGGATTGGCGAAGCCCCACCCCCAGACTCGGAGACTGGCGCGCAGGAGCGTAATGACGCAAGAGCACACGAAGacgcccccaccccatctccGTTTCCTAGGAAACGTGGACTCCGCGTACCGCTCACTGTCGCTGCCCCCTTGACGTCATGGTCCGGACGGGAGGGCGGGGCGAGTGCTACCGCCAGGGGCGGGGCGACGGGCCGGTCGCCCGGGCTGTGCACCTGCGCCCAGGCGGGCCGCCTGGGGCACCGTCCCCGGCCCGCCGGCCTCACCATGGCCAGGCCGCAGAGGACTCCGGCGCGCAGTCCCGACAACATCGTCGAGGTGAAGAGCAAA tTTGATGCTGAGTTCCGACGCTTCGCGCTGCCCCGCGCTTCGGTGAGTGGCTTCCAAGAGTTTTCGCGGTTGCTGCGTGCAGTCCACCAGATCCCGGGCCTGGATGTGCTGCTTGGCTATACAGATGCTCACGGTGACCTACTGCCCCTCACCAACGACGACAGCCTGCACCGGGCCCTGGCCAGCGGGCCCCCACCGCTGCGCCTGCTAGTACAGAAGCGGG CAGAAGCTGACTCCAGTGGCCTGGCCTTTGCCTCCAACTCTCTGCAGCGGCGGAAGAAAGGGCTCCTACTTCGGCCAGTGGCACCCCTGCGCACCCGGCCACCCCTGCTAATCAGCCTGCCCCAAGATTTCCGCCAGGTTTCTTCAGTCATAGATGTGGACCTACTGCCTGAGACCCACCGACGGGTTCGGCTGCACAAGCATGGCTCGGACCGCCCCCTGGGTTTCTACATTCGAGATGGCATGAGTGTCCGTGTAGCTCCCCAGGGCTTGGAACGGGTTCCAGGCATCTTCATCTCCCGCCTGGTACGAGGGGGCCTGGCTGAGAGTACGGGGCTGCTGGCAGTCAGTGATGAGATCCTCGAGGTCAATGGTATTGAGGTGGCTGGGAAGACCTTGGACCAAGTGACGGACATGATGGTCGCCAACAGCCACAATCTCATTGTCACTGTCAAGCCAGCCAATCAGCGCAATAATGTGGTGCGGGGAGCATCTGGGCGTCTGACAGGGCCTTCCTCTGCTGGGCCTGGGCCTACTGAGGCTGAGAGTGACGATGATAGCAATGATCTGGTCATTGAAAACCGCCAGCCTCCCTGTTCCAATGGGCTGTCTCAAGGGCCTCCATGCTGGGACCTGCGCCAGGGCCGTCTACTTCCTGGTGCCCGCAGTTCTCTGCCCTCCCTGGATGATCAGGAGCAGGCCAGCTCTGGCTGGGGGAGTAGCATGCGAGGAGATGGTAGTGGCTTTAGCCTCTGA
- the PARD6A gene encoding partitioning defective 6 homolog alpha isoform X3, with amino-acid sequence MGPRAGWDGKGRIWSLRLRPRVVKRVGSKPLQHRVNRVAQQILMVQFPHLNVQSRKASGNTRTQTTLGKRHFPVSPRIGEAPPPDSETGAQERNDARAHEDAPTPSPFPRKRGLRVPLTVAAPLTSWSGREGGASATARGGATGRSPGLCTCAQAGRLGHRPRPAGLTMARPQRTPARSPDNIVEFDAEFRRFALPRASVSGFQEFSRLLRAVHQIPGLDVLLGYTDAHGDLLPLTNDDSLHRALASGPPPLRLLVQKRAEADSSGLAFASNSLQRRKKGLLLRPVAPLRTRPPLLISLPQDFRQVSSVIDVDLLPETHRRVRLHKHGSDRPLGFYIRDGMSVRVAPQGLERVPGIFISRLVRGGLAESTGLLAVSDEILEVNGIEVAGKTLDQVTDMMVANSHNLIVTVKPANQRNNVVRGASGRLTGPSSAGPGPTEAESDDDSNDLVIENRQPPCSNGLSQGPPCWDLRQGRLLPGARSSLPSLDDQEQASSGWGSSMRGDGSGFSL; translated from the exons ATGGGGCCCAGGGCTGGCtgggatgggaagggaaggatCTGGAGCTTGAGGCTGCGGCCACGAGTGGTCAAGCGAGTTGGCTCAAAGCCACTTCAACACCGTGTGAACCGAGTTGCTCAGCAAATACTTAtggttcagtttcctcatctaaacGTGCAGTCTCGTAAGGCCAGTGGAAATACTAGGACACAGACAACACTCGGTAAACGCCACTTCCCTGTCTCCCCTCGGATTGGCGAAGCCCCACCCCCAGACTCGGAGACTGGCGCGCAGGAGCGTAATGACGCAAGAGCACACGAAGacgcccccaccccatctccGTTTCCTAGGAAACGTGGACTCCGCGTACCGCTCACTGTCGCTGCCCCCTTGACGTCATGGTCCGGACGGGAGGGCGGGGCGAGTGCTACCGCCAGGGGCGGGGCGACGGGCCGGTCGCCCGGGCTGTGCACCTGCGCCCAGGCGGGCCGCCTGGGGCACCGTCCCCGGCCCGCCGGCCTCACCATGGCCAGGCCGCAGAGGACTCCGGCGCGCAGTCCCGACAACATCGTCGAG tTTGATGCTGAGTTCCGACGCTTCGCGCTGCCCCGCGCTTCGGTGAGTGGCTTCCAAGAGTTTTCGCGGTTGCTGCGTGCAGTCCACCAGATCCCGGGCCTGGATGTGCTGCTTGGCTATACAGATGCTCACGGTGACCTACTGCCCCTCACCAACGACGACAGCCTGCACCGGGCCCTGGCCAGCGGGCCCCCACCGCTGCGCCTGCTAGTACAGAAGCGGG CAGAAGCTGACTCCAGTGGCCTGGCCTTTGCCTCCAACTCTCTGCAGCGGCGGAAGAAAGGGCTCCTACTTCGGCCAGTGGCACCCCTGCGCACCCGGCCACCCCTGCTAATCAGCCTGCCCCAAGATTTCCGCCAGGTTTCTTCAGTCATAGATGTGGACCTACTGCCTGAGACCCACCGACGGGTTCGGCTGCACAAGCATGGCTCGGACCGCCCCCTGGGTTTCTACATTCGAGATGGCATGAGTGTCCGTGTAGCTCCCCAGGGCTTGGAACGGGTTCCAGGCATCTTCATCTCCCGCCTGGTACGAGGGGGCCTGGCTGAGAGTACGGGGCTGCTGGCAGTCAGTGATGAGATCCTCGAGGTCAATGGTATTGAGGTGGCTGGGAAGACCTTGGACCAAGTGACGGACATGATGGTCGCCAACAGCCACAATCTCATTGTCACTGTCAAGCCAGCCAATCAGCGCAATAATGTGGTGCGGGGAGCATCTGGGCGTCTGACAGGGCCTTCCTCTGCTGGGCCTGGGCCTACTGAGGCTGAGAGTGACGATGATAGCAATGATCTGGTCATTGAAAACCGCCAGCCTCCCTGTTCCAATGGGCTGTCTCAAGGGCCTCCATGCTGGGACCTGCGCCAGGGCCGTCTACTTCCTGGTGCCCGCAGTTCTCTGCCCTCCCTGGATGATCAGGAGCAGGCCAGCTCTGGCTGGGGGAGTAGCATGCGAGGAGATGGTAGTGGCTTTAGCCTCTGA
- the ACD gene encoding adrenocortical dysplasia protein homolog isoform X1: MAGMGSLVLRPWIRELVLGSDALSSPQPGQLLEVLQEAEAEAQAQAQAPGPPRVPDTSDVAAALLVSDGTHSVRCLVTREALNASDWEEKEFGFRGAEGRLLLLQDCGVRVQVGEGGAAAEFYLQVDRFSLLPTEQPLERVIGCNQDPDVQKKLFDCLELVLSVSIGSTFQSPSPPAQGEAVYTVPSSWLHISENDQRVLSSLGPGSRTQAPELPPPDPALQDLSLTIVSPSSPTSSGTPALPSHVSSEENGASISLLPALSLAASDLVQKGSSQAVPAICSAHGPLPPGSPHSNPVPSSPLLSCTPSLSPLGHVPSPHQAIVTKAQKPSLEFKELGLPLKNWHQSPRTKNATGALESSPVWDPPKRHRDGSAFQYEYEPPCTSLCAQVQAVRLPPQLVAWALHFLMEPQPESELTQV; encoded by the exons ATGGCGGGCATGGGGAGCTTGGTCCTGCGGCCCTGGATTCGAGAGCTGGTCCTGGGGTCAGACGCTCTCTCAAGTCCGCAGCCGGGGCAGCTGCTCGAG GTGCTGCaggaggccgaggccgaggcccaggcccaggcccaggccccgggcccgccccgcgtCCCTGACACATCTGACGTCGCGGCCGCGCTGCTTGTGTCTGACGGGACCCACAGCGTCCGGTGCCTAGTGACGCGGGAGGCCCTGAACGCCTCAGACTG ggaggagaaggagttCGGCTTCCGAGGGGCAGAAGgccggctgctgctgctgcaggacTGTGGGGTCCGCGTCCAAGTCGGCGAAGGCGGCGCG GCGGCGGAGTTCTACCTCCAGGTGGACCGCTTCAGCCTGCTGCCCACAGAGCAGCCCCTGGAACGGGTGATTGGTTG CAACCAGGACCCGGATGTGCAGAAAAAGCTATTTGACTGCCTGGA GCTTGTCCTCTCTGTTTCTATAGGGAGCACCTTTCAGAGTCCATCTCCCCCAGCCCAG GGAGAAGCTGTGTACactgtccccagctcctggctgCACATCTCGGAGAATGACCAGCGAGTTCTGAGCTCTCTGGGCCCAGGCTCCAGGACCCAGG ctccagagctgcccccacCAGACCCAGCTTTGCAGGACCTATCGCTGACTATCGTCTCTCCTTCCTCACCTACTTCCTCAG GAACCCCAGCTTTACCCAGCCACGTGTCCTCAGAGGAAAACGGTGCCAGCATCAGCCTTCTGCCTGCCCTGTCCTTGGCAGCTTCAGACCTAGTGCAGAAGGGCAGCTCCCAGGCTGTACCAGCCATCTGTTCAGCCCatggccccctgccccctggctccCCACACTCTAACCCTGTACCCAGTTCCCCACTCCTGAGCTGCACCCCAAGTCTTTCTCCCCTTGGCCATGTACCCAGCCCACATCAGGCCATTGTGACCAAGGCCCAGAAACCCAGCCTGGAGTTCAAGGAGCTAGGGTTGCCCCTCAAGAACTGGCATCAGTCTCCAAGGACAAAAAACGCCACAGGAGCCCTGGAATCCAGTCCCGTTTGG GACCCTCCAAAGAGGCATCGTGATGGTTCCGCCTTCCAGTATGAGTACGAGCCACCCTGCACCTCCCTGTGTGCCCAGGTCCAAGCTGTCAG GCTTCCTCCCCAGCTCGTGGCCTGGGCCTTGCACTTTCTGATGGAGCCACAGCCAGAGTCTGAGCTAACCCAGGTGTGA
- the ACD gene encoding adrenocortical dysplasia protein homolog isoform X2, whose product MAGMGSLVLRPWIRELVLGSDALSSPQPGQLLEVLQEAEAEAQAQAQAPGPPRVPDTSDVAAALLVSDGTHSVRCLVTREALNASDWEEKEFGFRGAEGRLLLLQDCGVRVQVGEGGAAAEFYLQVDRFSLLPTEQPLERVIGCNQDPDVQKKLFDCLELVLSVSIGSTFQSPSPPAQFWPILWSLPSGLALSQLLDEVQEDQEHQGALVHLAESCLMLTGPCTAPPLTRWASTRCRATGEAVYTVPSSWLHISENDQRVLSSLGPGSRTQAPELPPPDPALQDLSLTIVSPSSPTSSGTPALPSHVSSEENGASISLLPALSLAASDLVQKGSSQAVPAICSAHGPLPPGSPHSNPVPSSPLLSCTPSLSPLGHVPSPHQAIVTKAQKPSLEFKELGLPLKNWHQSPRTKNATGALESSPVWDPPKRHRDGSAFQYEYEPPCTSLCAQVQAVRLPPQLVAWALHFLMEPQPESELTQV is encoded by the exons ATGGCGGGCATGGGGAGCTTGGTCCTGCGGCCCTGGATTCGAGAGCTGGTCCTGGGGTCAGACGCTCTCTCAAGTCCGCAGCCGGGGCAGCTGCTCGAG GTGCTGCaggaggccgaggccgaggcccaggcccaggcccaggccccgggcccgccccgcgtCCCTGACACATCTGACGTCGCGGCCGCGCTGCTTGTGTCTGACGGGACCCACAGCGTCCGGTGCCTAGTGACGCGGGAGGCCCTGAACGCCTCAGACTG ggaggagaaggagttCGGCTTCCGAGGGGCAGAAGgccggctgctgctgctgcaggacTGTGGGGTCCGCGTCCAAGTCGGCGAAGGCGGCGCG GCGGCGGAGTTCTACCTCCAGGTGGACCGCTTCAGCCTGCTGCCCACAGAGCAGCCCCTGGAACGGGTGATTGGTTG CAACCAGGACCCGGATGTGCAGAAAAAGCTATTTGACTGCCTGGA GCTTGTCCTCTCTGTTTCTATAGGGAGCACCTTTCAGAGTCCATCTCCCCCAGCCCAG TTTTGGCCCATCctctggtccctgccctcaggccTTGCACTGTCTCAACTTCTGGATGAGGTGCAGGAGGACCAGGAGCATCAGGGGGCGCTGGTGCACCTGGCTGAGAGCTGTCTGATGCTGACAGGCCCTTGCACAGCGCCCCCCCTCACCCGCTGGGCCTCCACCCGCTGTAGGGCCACG GGAGAAGCTGTGTACactgtccccagctcctggctgCACATCTCGGAGAATGACCAGCGAGTTCTGAGCTCTCTGGGCCCAGGCTCCAGGACCCAGG ctccagagctgcccccacCAGACCCAGCTTTGCAGGACCTATCGCTGACTATCGTCTCTCCTTCCTCACCTACTTCCTCAG GAACCCCAGCTTTACCCAGCCACGTGTCCTCAGAGGAAAACGGTGCCAGCATCAGCCTTCTGCCTGCCCTGTCCTTGGCAGCTTCAGACCTAGTGCAGAAGGGCAGCTCCCAGGCTGTACCAGCCATCTGTTCAGCCCatggccccctgccccctggctccCCACACTCTAACCCTGTACCCAGTTCCCCACTCCTGAGCTGCACCCCAAGTCTTTCTCCCCTTGGCCATGTACCCAGCCCACATCAGGCCATTGTGACCAAGGCCCAGAAACCCAGCCTGGAGTTCAAGGAGCTAGGGTTGCCCCTCAAGAACTGGCATCAGTCTCCAAGGACAAAAAACGCCACAGGAGCCCTGGAATCCAGTCCCGTTTGG GACCCTCCAAAGAGGCATCGTGATGGTTCCGCCTTCCAGTATGAGTACGAGCCACCCTGCACCTCCCTGTGTGCCCAGGTCCAAGCTGTCAG GCTTCCTCCCCAGCTCGTGGCCTGGGCCTTGCACTTTCTGATGGAGCCACAGCCAGAGTCTGAGCTAACCCAGGTGTGA
- the ACD gene encoding adrenocortical dysplasia protein homolog isoform X3 has product MAGMGSLVLRPWIRELVLGSDALSSPQPGQLLEVLQEAEAEAQAQAQAPGPPRVPDTSDVAAALLVSDGTHSVRCLVTREALNASDWEEKEFGFRGAEGRLLLLQDCGVRVQVGEGGAAAEFYLQVDRFSLLPTEQPLERVIGCNQDPDVQKKLFDCLEEHLSESISPSPGLALSQLLDEVQEDQEHQGALVHLAESCLMLTGPCTAPPLTRWASTRCRATGEAVYTVPSSWLHISENDQRVLSSLGPGSRTQAPELPPPDPALQDLSLTIVSPSSPTSSGTPALPSHVSSEENGASISLLPALSLAASDLVQKGSSQAVPAICSAHGPLPPGSPHSNPVPSSPLLSCTPSLSPLGHVPSPHQAIVTKAQKPSLEFKELGLPLKNWHQSPRTKNATGALESSPVWDPPKRHRDGSAFQYEYEPPCTSLCAQVQAVRLPPQLVAWALHFLMEPQPESELTQV; this is encoded by the exons ATGGCGGGCATGGGGAGCTTGGTCCTGCGGCCCTGGATTCGAGAGCTGGTCCTGGGGTCAGACGCTCTCTCAAGTCCGCAGCCGGGGCAGCTGCTCGAG GTGCTGCaggaggccgaggccgaggcccaggcccaggcccaggccccgggcccgccccgcgtCCCTGACACATCTGACGTCGCGGCCGCGCTGCTTGTGTCTGACGGGACCCACAGCGTCCGGTGCCTAGTGACGCGGGAGGCCCTGAACGCCTCAGACTG ggaggagaaggagttCGGCTTCCGAGGGGCAGAAGgccggctgctgctgctgcaggacTGTGGGGTCCGCGTCCAAGTCGGCGAAGGCGGCGCG GCGGCGGAGTTCTACCTCCAGGTGGACCGCTTCAGCCTGCTGCCCACAGAGCAGCCCCTGGAACGGGTGATTGGTTG CAACCAGGACCCGGATGTGCAGAAAAAGCTATTTGACTGCCTGGA GGAGCACCTTTCAGAGTCCATCTCCCCCAGCCCAG gccTTGCACTGTCTCAACTTCTGGATGAGGTGCAGGAGGACCAGGAGCATCAGGGGGCGCTGGTGCACCTGGCTGAGAGCTGTCTGATGCTGACAGGCCCTTGCACAGCGCCCCCCCTCACCCGCTGGGCCTCCACCCGCTGTAGGGCCACG GGAGAAGCTGTGTACactgtccccagctcctggctgCACATCTCGGAGAATGACCAGCGAGTTCTGAGCTCTCTGGGCCCAGGCTCCAGGACCCAGG ctccagagctgcccccacCAGACCCAGCTTTGCAGGACCTATCGCTGACTATCGTCTCTCCTTCCTCACCTACTTCCTCAG GAACCCCAGCTTTACCCAGCCACGTGTCCTCAGAGGAAAACGGTGCCAGCATCAGCCTTCTGCCTGCCCTGTCCTTGGCAGCTTCAGACCTAGTGCAGAAGGGCAGCTCCCAGGCTGTACCAGCCATCTGTTCAGCCCatggccccctgccccctggctccCCACACTCTAACCCTGTACCCAGTTCCCCACTCCTGAGCTGCACCCCAAGTCTTTCTCCCCTTGGCCATGTACCCAGCCCACATCAGGCCATTGTGACCAAGGCCCAGAAACCCAGCCTGGAGTTCAAGGAGCTAGGGTTGCCCCTCAAGAACTGGCATCAGTCTCCAAGGACAAAAAACGCCACAGGAGCCCTGGAATCCAGTCCCGTTTGG GACCCTCCAAAGAGGCATCGTGATGGTTCCGCCTTCCAGTATGAGTACGAGCCACCCTGCACCTCCCTGTGTGCCCAGGTCCAAGCTGTCAG GCTTCCTCCCCAGCTCGTGGCCTGGGCCTTGCACTTTCTGATGGAGCCACAGCCAGAGTCTGAGCTAACCCAGGTGTGA